The nucleotide sequence TGCCATGAAAGGAACTTGTAAATGTAACGATTTCATGGGCATCGGATTGTTTGACCGTTTGCGCATAGCTTCTCGCAAGCTTGATAGCCGCTTCATTTGCTTCTGCACCACTGTTGCAAAAAAACACTTGATCCCCAAATGTATGCTCAACCAGTTTTTCTGCCAGTTGCTCTTGGGTGGGAATCTCATATAAATTGGAGCAATGCCAAAGCTCAGACAGCTGACTTTCCACCTTTTGTTTGACATATTCGTTGACGTGCCCTAGATTGCAGGTTGCGATTCCGGATGTGAAATCGAGATAGTGTTCCCCATTCTCATCCCAAACCGAAGTCCCTTTCCCTTTGGATAGGCGAATAGGAAAACGATTATATGTTGGCATGATCGCTTCCATTATATTAGCTGTTGTATTCGACATATTCCATCTCCTCTTTACCTAGGTACAAGCGCGTTCCGATTGCACTTCCTTTTAAGAATTGTTTGAGATTATTAGATTCCAACCCGTTTACAATAGCAACCTCTGGCACCCCTTTTTCCATCGCCTCGATTGCGGAAAGGACTTTTGGAATCATCCCCCCTACAATCACTTTATCCTCAATCATTTGCAGGATTTCCTTTCTGGAGGCTTGATGCACAATATCGGTTTGTTCCGATTGATAAATACCATCGATATCGCTTATGAAGCAAAGACTAGCTTGTAACGCTTGTGCTATTGCTGCGGCCGCCATATCTGCGTTAATGTTGTATTTTTGGCCATTTAAATCCATAGATATTGGAGAAACAACCGGAATCAATCCAAGGCTTGTAAGATATTCTATATATCCGGTTTCCACCTCTTGAATGTCGCCGACTAATCCTAATTTTTTGTTGTTGGTTGTTGGTTTTGCTTGTAAGAAGCCTCCATCCACTCCACTGATTCCAAACGCTTTACCACCAGTCTGCACAATTTGCTGGACGATTTGTTTATTAACGGAACCACTTAAGGCCATTTCCACTACTTCCAGCACTTCCTCTGTCGTCACGCGCAATCCATCTACAAACGCGGAAGGAACACCTACTTGATCTAGAAGCTTAGAAATAGACGGACCTCCCCCATGGACAACAACCGGCTTCCATTTCCCCTCGTTCTGAATGGCAACTAGCTCTTCATAAAAAGAAAGGGGAAGTTGGTCTACGATACTACCACCACATTTTATAACAACATAGCTCACTAAATTTCCTCCTCACGTACGGTAAGAAGCGTTGATTTTGACATAATCATAAGAGAGATCACAGCCCCAAGCCGTTGCTTCTCCTGTACCATCTTGGAACGTAGCATAAAGGACGATTTCATCTTGTAATAAATACTCCTTTGCTTCTTCCTCACTAAATGGTACCGGTAACCCGTTTTCCACGACCGGAATCGGCCCTAAGGCCACGCCCACTTTGTTCGGATTAAGCGGTTGCCCACTATAGCCAATGGCAGTAATGATTCTTCCCCAGTTCGCATCAGCCCCATGGATTGCCGTCTTTACAAGGTTCGAAGAA is from Radiobacillus kanasensis and encodes:
- the argB gene encoding acetylglutamate kinase; amino-acid sequence: MSYVVIKCGGSIVDQLPLSFYEELVAIQNEGKWKPVVVHGGGPSISKLLDQVGVPSAFVDGLRVTTEEVLEVVEMALSGSVNKQIVQQIVQTGGKAFGISGVDGGFLQAKPTTNNKKLGLVGDIQEVETGYIEYLTSLGLIPVVSPISMDLNGQKYNINADMAAAAIAQALQASLCFISDIDGIYQSEQTDIVHQASRKEILQMIEDKVIVGGMIPKVLSAIEAMEKGVPEVAIVNGLESNNLKQFLKGSAIGTRLYLGKEEMEYVEYNS